The genomic DNA TTACCGTTTCAAGATAGGTCGACCTGGCAGGATCTACCTGTACGAATCCTTCTATATAAGGAGAAGGATAACTGGTAAGAGGAAACGAGGCGTTCTCTTCCGGAGAAAATTCTCCCATTCTTCCGTCTTCCCTTCGTACGGCGATATTCGGCAAAAATCTCGGGTCCTCTTTTTTCAAAAGAGTTTCTAAAAGATAAGAAAAAGTATGTTCGGCTTCGCCGGATACGGCGATATCATAACCGGTTTCGGAAAGTATAAACGGATTGTCCGAATTCACTTCAGGACCGCCGATTAGGATTTTCGTATTGGGGGACCGAGCTTTCACTTCCCGAGCAAGATGAAGACTTCTTTCCGAATTCCAAAGATAGAGGGAAAAACCTACAAACTCCGGTTCGTCTTTTGCAATGCGATCCGCCAATCGACTGTCGCCTTCCTGGTCGGTGATCAATGGGTCTAGAACTTCCACATCCAAACCCTTTTTTTCCAAACCGTTCACTCTCGCGGACACCGCCAAGTAACCCGCCGCCAAAGGCACGTTTCCTGTCGCAGCAAAAGCGGTCGGAGGAGGAACCGGGAGCTGTACGAGTTTGAGCTTAGACATAAATTCTAATTACAGACTTTAGACGAAGCAGACTGGCGACAATCCTGAAATCTCGTCGATCCTTTCCGCAAAAGAATTCTTTAAATTACGGATTGCGTGCCTTAACTGCCTGTTTCCGTTTTCGGGCCGGAGGTTTCGCTTTTTTCATGCCGTTTGCAAGATTGCAAATCCGAAAACTTAGCCGCCGACAGTTCGCATTGAACTTGTTTCAATGTTTTGTTCTGAACGCAGGTTTTAACGATCGCTTCGTTCGTTTCCGGCTTCAATACGCTTCGAAGCATCAATGCCTGAACTTGCTTCGGCATGCTTTCATCGTCGGCGATTAATTTCACGATATGAATCTGGGCATCCATGCACTCTTCCGGATTCGGTTTCGTTCTGCAGCTTACGGCAAAAACCGCTAAGATACAAAAAAGAAAAGCGGACGTTAAACGTCCGCTTTTCTCGCTTCCGAAAAAGCAGGAAATCCGATTACTTGTCAGTGTTATCATCGACGGCAGCAGCCGCTTCAACACGTTTGCGAAGTTCTCTGATATCGTTCTTGTTCACGCCTTGGAGTTTCATAGCGTCTTCGTAGTATTTGATCGCCTTATCAAAATCGCCTACGGAGAAATAATATGTTCCCAAGTTAGCCTTTGCTCCACCGGATTTTCCGCCGGCTTTCTTATCGGCTTTTTCCCAAGCTTCTTTTGCTTTCTTAAAGCTTGGAGTTTCTCCGGTGATTTCTTGGTATCCATCATCGAGGAATCCAGCAACATCCGGATCTTCGTCTTTAGTATAAACTTTAATTTTTTCCGTTTTAACCTGTGGAGATAAACGGTCTTTAATATAAGCTGCTGCTTGGTCTAACGCTTTACCGAAAGAATCGAGAACCGAAGGACAGTTCAAGTTACCGACGCCGGCGTCGATTTTTGCAGGATCAGATACGACAGCCTTTTTAACTTCCCCAGTTTCGACTTTGATCAAAGTCGCATCTAGAGGAATTAGCATATAGCGAACGGCAGTCGGTTTCGTGATAGGTGCATTGCCGGTATCGACATTTTTACCTGAAGCCATAGAAGCGATCGCACCGCCTACTTTAAGCGCTGCCGCTCCGTAATCGACCATCATTTCGCTACCGCACTCGGTATAAGGTTTTTGATATCCGATATACAGAATTGCTTCGGCTCCCAATTGGTTTCCGAGTTTTACGCGACTTTTAGTGATTCCGGCGAGAGTAAGAGTTGCTTCGTTTATAGAATCCGCACGCTTGCTCAAGTCGATCAGTTTATAATAAGATTCTTTATCAAAAGCTTCGAACACTTTCGAAGGCATTTGATCGATAAAGCTGGAACCTGCTCCGAAGACGGTTTCCCAAAGACTTTTTTGGGGTTTTTCAACGGCAAGACCGACGTTCCGAATGGTGCCAAGGAATTTTTGAAGTTGGCGCCCTTCTTTTGATTTCGGGAATACGGGATACTCCACTTCTATGCGTTCTCCGCAATTAGAAAGTGAAAATACCAACGCTCCAGCAAAAAGCAGAGAAGCGATTTTTTTCATTGGGTTAATACCAATCCTTTATGGATGATTTTAGGAGTAACATCGTATTGATTCGGAGAATTCTTTTCCTGTCAATTTATTTTGTGAACGAAATAGGTTTAAAACGAGTCTGACCCGTTTTGGCGAATATTAACCACTTGCAAAACCCGGTAGAAAACAAAACCTAATCTTGAAATTTCTCCGTGTCCGAAAACTGATCGGAAGCGGTCAAAAATATGAAGGGGCGTCTCAGTGCCCTGGGGGCAAGATGAAAACGGTAGATGAAATCCGCAAAACGTTAGAATCTACGTATATGAGCCACGAGATCGAGGAAAAACTTCCCCTGATTCAGGAAATCAATCGACTCAAAAGGGAAAAAAATGCCGTTCTCCTGGGCCACAACTATATGACTCCCGATGTTTTTCACGGAGTTTCGGATATTGTTGGCGATTCACTCTATTTAAGCAAAGCGGCGGCCGAAACAAATGCGGATATTATTGTTTTCAACGGCGTTCACTTTATGGCCGAGACTGCAAAACTTATGTCTCCTGATAAGAAGGTGCTGATAGCCGATTTAAAAGCAGGATGCTCTCTAGCGGAAAGCATCACTCGCGACGACGTGCGGCGATTGAAAGCCGCACATCCCGGCGTTCCCGTCGTTACTTACGTAAACTGTACTGCGGATGTTAAGGCGGAAACCGACATTTGTTGCACTTCCGCAAATGCAGCACACATCGTAAATTCGTTGGATAGCGATACCGTCATTTTTTTACCCGATGAATACCTGGCTGGAAACGTAAGAA from Leptospira fainei serovar Hurstbridge str. BUT 6 includes the following:
- the lep gene encoding LipL41-expression chaperone Lep translates to MITLTSNRISCFFGSEKSGRLTSAFLFCILAVFAVSCRTKPNPEECMDAQIHIVKLIADDESMPKQVQALMLRSVLKPETNEAIVKTCVQNKTLKQVQCELSAAKFSDLQSCKRHEKSETSGPKTETGS
- a CDS encoding lipoprotein LipL41; this translates as MKKIASLLFAGALVFSLSNCGERIEVEYPVFPKSKEGRQLQKFLGTIRNVGLAVEKPQKSLWETVFGAGSSFIDQMPSKVFEAFDKESYYKLIDLSKRADSINEATLTLAGITKSRVKLGNQLGAEAILYIGYQKPYTECGSEMMVDYGAAALKVGGAIASMASGKNVDTGNAPITKPTAVRYMLIPLDATLIKVETGEVKKAVVSDPAKIDAGVGNLNCPSVLDSFGKALDQAAAYIKDRLSPQVKTEKIKVYTKDEDPDVAGFLDDGYQEITGETPSFKKAKEAWEKADKKAGGKSGGAKANLGTYYFSVGDFDKAIKYYEDAMKLQGVNKNDIRELRKRVEAAAAVDDNTDK
- the nadA gene encoding quinolinate synthase NadA, producing MKTVDEIRKTLESTYMSHEIEEKLPLIQEINRLKREKNAVLLGHNYMTPDVFHGVSDIVGDSLYLSKAAAETNADIIVFNGVHFMAETAKLMSPDKKVLIADLKAGCSLAESITRDDVRRLKAAHPGVPVVTYVNCTADVKAETDICCTSANAAHIVNSLDSDTVIFLPDEYLAGNVRNQTKKNIISFPGRCMVHEMYTAEDILSVRRQWPGVTVISHPECNTDVVAVSDFAGSTSQMSKFIKDSGAKDVFLVTECSMGDNLRSEFPDRQFVSSCRTCPHMKRITLEKIRDSLLHERYEIKLDPEVIEKGRMAVQRMLELSYK